A stretch of DNA from Polyodon spathula isolate WHYD16114869_AA chromosome 20, ASM1765450v1, whole genome shotgun sequence:
GCACTTAACGTCATCTTAATTCACATCGAACTTATATATAAATAGCACTGTTTATATTTAGTTCACTCCTAAACAACTCCACGTGTACTGCAGGATTTCCGGTACCTGTTACTTATCAATAACACAGCTGTTAGGATTGCAAACCAATTGCGCATggtttacagattaaacgtgtGTTAGCTTCACGGTTTATTATTACCTGAGCACTTCACCAGACCAGTATTCATTCTCACAAGCACTTGCAGAGCCCTTCTCAGCGCAGTCCgccattttacaacaaaaaacaagcgGACTGCAGTCAGTCAGGCGGCTTTGATTCCGCTGGGTCCTACTGCCCGTTGAGTTTGCGGCATGGTCAAACAGAGGATATTAAACAAATTGACCATATACAAAAGATATCGCAAATTGATGATATGCCTTTGTAGATGGATACCTTTCTTAATAGAGTTGGAACGTATTTTTTACCTGTGCTATGTGTTACACAGAATATATCAATACATGAGATATACTATGAGTCATACTCGTCAAACATCCTAACAaaccaggatgtttttttttttttttttttttttttttaatgtgcatagCAAAGTCACGAGTTCGTTTTGTCAGGGCATTGTATAGTATGGCCACTGGGTGTCAGCAAAGGACCATGTACTGAATTCCACACTGCCAccagagtacagtacagtatactgtatgttcACTAAACCGAACCCCACTATACCAATCAGTAATCTGAACATTgctatcataatgaaatgcacTGGCATAGTCACTAAACTTCAATGTCACAATTCCATGAAAAGTGTGTTCAGCATTTCAATCGGCCTCTAagtctttattaaatataaaaaacacaaacagtacaaaaagGCATTTTTAGTATGGTGCAGATTATGATAAGAACAAAACCACTAATCTGAGCTGGGTCCAGTCTTAACTGGTTTGGATTAATGATCAGTGTTCTGTGTACAGTACCTTATTTGTTGGGAGCCCTAGCCTGCCTGATCAAATATATTCATGCacctttatttgtattattgcaatGTTCATGTCCTTCTTCCTTCAGGTTTGGAGACATTTATCCAGCTGCAACATTCCTGAATTCAGCtctttcctgtgttacaggtaatagaacCCACCCACTTCACTCTTACACTTTGGTTCCTGCTGCACATGGGAGACATGGGGACCAAATATCTGTAAAACAGAAAGTGACTGAAATGAGGGTCTGATATTGTTAAAcaaatttaatacatttaaaatgagttGACCCTACTCCTTTTACCCTAACCAATATTttagtgcagtacagaaaccaggaccagaggacacactaGAAATGaggttcttcacacagagagcagTGGTTAGAAACAAACTTAACCTTTCAATATCCACCCTGGTATTCATCTTCTGAATTAAACTGAAGTGCTATCATTTTATCAGTGCTGAGATCAGAGAAGGGCAGAGTATCACTAGACACCTACAGACACCAGAACCAGAGCTAGTGCATGtgcaatactgtatgtattctaatacactgtgaagttgccattgctggtaatgctgtgttAGTGATCAGGTCTACCTATGCAAAGTAAAATATGTCACATGGGGGCAAGTCTTTACACTAGGTCATATCTCAGAACCTGCACCATGTTTTACATCCACAACAGTGATTGTCATGCATCTCCTGGGCTCTGTTGTATATAAATCAGTGTTGCTCGCCGGTCATAACATAGAGTattttatacaataagagacacccaacacaccataatccacactgttaggggaaaatttttttttattaaaaatacaaaactgaaagatcataattggataagtctccccccccccccccccccccccccgagttaatacttggtggaagcacatttggcagcaattacaactgtgagtctgttgggataggtctctaccaacttttcacacttagatttggcaatatttgaccactcttctttacaaaactgtttgagctgtcaagttccttggggagtgttgatgaaCATCAATCTTCAAGTCCttccacaaattttcaattggatttaagtCGGGGCTCTGAcagggccactcaaagacatttacctttttgttccttagccactccagtgtagctttggctgtgtgctttgggtcattgtcatgctgaaaggtgaacttccgtcccagtttcagttttcttgcagagggcagcaggttttcctcaaggatttctctactttgcttcattcattttcccatggcaagtgctccagtccctgccgatgagaaacatccccataacatgatgctgccgccaccatgcttctcagtagggatggtgttctttgggtgatgcgctgtgttgagtttgcgtcaaacataatgctttacatttaggccagaaagttcaattttagtttaatcagaccacaaaactttttgcaacatggctacagaatctccttagtgtttttttgcatacttcaaatgggattcaaggtgggctttgttgagtaatgacttccttcttgccaccctaccatacaggacagatttttggagtgctttggatattgttgtcacatgcacactttgaccactcttggccataaaagcctgtagctcttgcaaagttgccattagcctcttggtagcctctctgatctcCTTCTtattcggtcatccagtttggagggacggcctgatctagacagggtcttggtggtgacatacaccttccatttcttaataattgtcttgatcatgctccaagggatattcaaggcctttgataattttttatacccatccccctgatctgtgcttttcaacaactttgtcccagagttcttttgaaagtgccttggtgctcatggttgagcctttgcttttaatgcactacccagcagagggagcctacaGGAACTATTGaatatatcctgaaatcatatgaatcactacaatttagcacTTAATATCAATGGTATAAAATGGATACTGAATGAGTtgaatttgcaaaataaataacttaaactaGCAGAATTACAACTTTTCATTCAGTATCGTCTATAGTCCCAACACTATTTCACTATTGATAGTTATGGGCGTTTACCTACCAATTCGAAggcgaccaccaaccaatactttttggatctgcctgccacaggtcaggtcaggtatttactcagcattttatgtcagagctgccgataggcctctccGGGGAGTGACGTtctcggtcccgcctactgagggaataagtagtcactccgcagagctcacttcctcttttgcttctcttATCAGGTAAGTGaaggtaggtataactaacctgtccagttgctgtgattgagtaTGGTAAAagtttttctggagttcccctgaAATTTTATTGCCTGCAATTATTGATGGTAGTCGGCTTGCCACTTACCTGGAACTCACCTTCTGAAGAACGCCACCCAACTACActatgttttatttcttatttatttattcaacagCCACATCGCTTacgattgtagtctgcttttctaaccttatAGCGCTTGCTGTTTTGTGCTTTTCCTCTGCTATTTTATAGCTTAAAAAAAGAGACGTTGCTTCCTCCACCAGGCCCTGGCTCTGTTACGCCCGCTGTTCAGTCAATTCCGTTGGATTATTTTAACCCGCCTGCCTGCTGCATTGGCCTAAAAATCTGATTTCCCCGCTACTTAGCGCGGTGACTTTTCTATCCCCAtagctccttgttgtgtgtgtgtgtgtattttttttcatgtactgcctcgaagttaaaaaaaaaaaaggaaaaggaaaggaGACCCgtgattcctccaccgggacccagctctgctgtagCCCGCTGTTGACTCGACACCGCTGGCTTGTCTCAGCCTGCCTTCTCGGCCTgcttaaaatttttaaaaaaaaatgaaatatatttttacagttcACCTGCCTGGTGTGGtgattgtttttctctttaattaTACTACTGTGTGTGTACATGCGTTTTTCTTACTACtacttacagtaaaaaaaataaatactgtctgTAGACTGTGCTCCACCCTGCTGCAAGCTTCGTGCTGCCCGGTCGTGTGGTGACTCATAGTCCAGTTTTGGCCTCCCTGCCTGTAGATATTTGTAATGCAGCTAGCTAGGCTACTCTGCtaacattcaccaggttctacagacttgtgctagatccctctatgccttcccTAGGCACAAggatccttgaggttgcatgctcgtACCACTAACTTGGTTTGGCAGTGTCCAATCGTCCCTTGTCCGTTGCTTCTGCTCAcgctccctcacgacggctttggtatacttttcccaaaagtattggttggcggttgtcttctctttcagggaaccagggttacatccgtttTCTCATCAGTACTAAAACGTATCAATATTGCAATCAATTAATGACCTAAGACCAGTAATGTTAAGGGAGACTAGGAAGTGAAGGGCTGGAGCAGCTGTGCTGGAAGGGAGTGTTCCAGTATTGTTGTCCTTCAGACTCCAACTGGGGAAGTCCTTTCAGAAAgtgatacaaaacaaacactccaaTAAGATGCTATTGCTTGTATTAGATGAACATGTAATTGATATCCATTGTTGCTGTCTCCCACTGTGCAAACAGATAGCTATAAAGATCTGTCTCCAATTCATTAATCTCAACTCCATTTAAGGGTAGATCTTTGGAAGACattgttgatgtttttttgtaattattttaattttgaaatggcTGAGCTGTGGACTGCTTATCTCTTTATCTGCGTAGCTGTTTCAAGTAAGTCTtgttctattaataataataataataataataataataataataataatataataataataataataataataattatacgtgtgtgtgtgtgtgtgtgtgtgtgtctttatttttatatagcacctttcatagtggaccaccatcacaaagcgatttacggatgtaggctgtgaactgtgcattatatgcagagtcacttacaataggacattgatttaacatcgcATCCGCAGGtcggagtacaaggaggttaagtgacttgctcagggtcacacaataagtcagtcagtggtagaggtgggatttgaataGGTGATCTTCTGGTTCCAAGCCCTGGACTTGATCTACATTTACATTATGTAGAATAAGGCATACAAAATGAACATCCAtgtttccatttctttttatccctgAAGCGTCTTTTTCTTAAATGTTGAGCTCAGCTGGGGTTATAACAATACTTTCTCAACTAAAGACCTCTGGAATATGCCTCTAGTTAGCTCCCTCAATCAAGGGTTgcattagtttgtttttcatagTTAAATATTTATATGAATTTAAACAAAAGCTGGACCTCTCGATAATGTttcaatttatttgaataaatggTTGTACTGGAAATAGAAGCATTACATATGATAGCAGTACTTGTGAATcccaatgattttttaaattcatttcgttgttttatttttaaaaaatctcagTATTCCGGAATCAATAATCAGCGCCTCTTTAAAAAGGGTTTAAGAAGGATCCTGAAACACTGGCTGCACATCTGTACATCTGTACATCTGTACAtctgtatatctgtatatctgtCTGTTGAGGCTTGAGATCCAATCACTTCTCATTTCAGGTGCCACAGCCACCGATAAAGTGTGCAGCTACTACGATGTTTACCGCTATCTGAACCTCTCGCAAAGCAATGAGCTCTTAACTTCAGTGCGGCCAGTGAAAGACTGGAGAACTCCCACCACAGTGCATCTGGCCGCTAACATCTATGCTATACTGGGAGTGGTAAGAATGAATCGCAACTACTGTCTGTCCagtctctgtttttattgtcaaACCTTGggggtgtttttttaatttttgttttatttaactagtGGAATGACTAATGTACTTCTATGGAAAATGCCAGTGTctaatatttaatatgtatatgaATCCATTATAATAATGTAGAAATGTATTTCCTATATGGACAGGAAGCACCTAATGCTCATAATGCAGAGATATACATTGAAAATGTGTCCGCACTTCTGTTATGTTAAAACTTCAAACCACACGCACTGGGAACTAGGGGTGTGCTGAGTGTTGGTGACTTGTGGCTTCTCTTTATTTCAGGTTGAGAAGACTCAAGTTTTTACATCTTTTTTCCAAGTACAAATGGTAAGTATTCACCCTTTCTGTTCCTGTAACCTTCACATTTTCAATAAAGTATTTTCACTGTTACTCAAACTCTTGTGATTCTGTCCTCCAGCACTGGAAGAACGAATTTCTGTTCTGGGACAAGGATCAGTTCTGTGGGATTAAATCTATTACTGTGCCATATGACTTGCTGTGGAAACCAGACATCCGTGTCCTTGAATTGTAAGATTACAATGAtgtttttattgctattttttgtgtatgtttctgGAAGGTTTAAGGAAGCTACAGGGGTGCTTTAGActtcagagtttaaaaaagtcactggGATGTGATGAGTGAAAGTGAAAATGATACAAAGAGAATCTACAGTAGGAGATGAATACTTTAGCTCATAACTCATACCAAGTTGctctgtaatttatatatttttttattgcattcatattcattttattcaaattgaattaaaggtgtattttattaatctggatacattgttctttttttaattgtttgctttgtttatgATTATAAACTACATTGTTTTCAGATCAGCTGTATTTCATATAAACTGCACAACTGGATCTGTTTAATAAAAGTAAttcctgttttttaattattctctttttttttagcattgacGAAGACGTTTCTCTTAAAGAGGCATTTCTGTCGATCAGGAGTAACGGAATGGTAGTCATTAACAAGACGTTAAGAATTGTCAGCACCTGCACAATATTTGCCAAACAATTTCCATTTGATGAGCAGAATTGCAATCTGACGTTCTTGTCATATCAATATTTAAGTAAGTGCAGCTGGTGAACTGACGCAGCCctcaaactttatttttataacttaaaAAAGTAACCATTTATTTCAGTAAAGACATTTGTATATATGATGTTATAAATCCCAAGCTATACAGTCATTTTGGGGGTGTCAAGAGAGTATTCACACAtatggggcaggattttcaaaagttcctAAATGATAACCACAGTTAACCCGGAACACACTGCCTCATGACATCGCAGGAtgggatgcatggatgcataaaatacagtggcaatggggcgaaTAAATAGGTGATAAGATAAGGCTATGGTAGCAAAAAAAATATCTACAATGTAGGTTAGAACTAAAGGCAACCAcacatgactggagacatgcatgtattcacacatacacacatacacagtattcCTTTGGTTTGTATATATGTCCGTGccaatattttttgaaaacaagacctgatAGCCCCACATTGTACTTTGTAACACTAGAATCGCCGCGGTTATACTCCTACGCAGTCATCACAGGTGGAGGTGAGACGCAAACACGGGACCTCCCGCGCTGAAGCATAGCTCTGATACCACTATACAAAGCAGATATAGGGCTTATGGCTTttagattgcgtcacctaccaacTGTAACCCCATACCGCTGAGCACgctacagtattaaaatgaaacacaaactatccgatacaactcaagttttattcaagcacatcatatcaaacatctgcacagccgaaactcTGTATTTAAacgaacaattaaacataaaagggtttattttctaacttaccataTATAAAGcacaacttcaaaaaatgaaaaactataataaaataaacatttcaaaagcagctagtgtgtaaacaggtatatgtacatacaaaactgtgaaaacaaaagcactttttaatttaaaacgaaagcCTACTGtgttgcagttttctgattgaaatgtttctgctgaagctctgtggctagcttcaagatgaaatctttcCTCATATTTaccccggtgcattccttgtacaaaaagaaagaattgaTGCCTGCCAGGTCCAGCAGAGAtacaaacatgtattgtaaaatgcagtcaaaatgactgctctggcggttctaggtagatgATAGGATTATAACTTTTcatttttgcgatcctgcctttcaaacaccatcAGTGTATTTAATGCACGTATTTAGGTAGTCAAGAACAAACAACAGCGTCTCTTTCACACAGGCAGagtaattcaaattttaaaagtgaaacccgtcaaaatgactgcagtgGAGATGCTAGTGTTAACTGTTAgacacaatatttacagaatacttaaaaacttcTGTTATAATCGTGATTCATTTAGTATTAATAGCGTTATCATTTAATTATATCaaatgacgttttttttttttttttttttttttgtattatttacaatgaaggtaacctATACTGTGTGGCAGAAATgcttataacaccgtgtaacaattttttttttcttcctgggtagtaagtgttatttcctaattgcttatgcctcaaaagtatagaaaatggctattattccccacaaactttgcttttgtgatcaggacagtgatatttcaaaatatcactatttccaatgggaaaacgggcaaatgtcttttcgtttacataaagtcagaaaaaaacaacacatgaatccaaattaacatgtatttatactaaagtaatacaaaaatgaatacaaaagatttagaagtgagtagtttttcgagttttaggattatactgtaaataggaaattaggaaataacactacccacttactacccaggaacaaaaattgtgttatatagtgtaatgTGTTCCCTTCACTGTagataaaaatgtgatttgataTAGTGAAATTATAACggtattaataataaacaaatcatgcaGCATGGTCCAGATATAATTTGTTAAGTATTCTGAAAACATTTCATCTATTAGTTAAAAATTATAATATGGGGCTTGCTTTCAAGTGATATGGCCACGGATATGAATGGAATACCCAATGTGATGAgttcattgacatggattttgcctaaactatttgtaatgttgtcagtcTCCCCACACTGTATGTACAATATACACTCTCACTGTCACACTgtctgtatgcacatattataacatattcttataatactgtaagtgttcggtggtcacttctattcatgttgagtttatttatcttgGAGGGgagcaaacagtaccagagaaaatgtatgattagaggaattcacagaacaattaactgtataatgtataatgaagtgttacatacatggtatacatgtataataactaacaactacaaacaccaatgacccttcaaatgtatttatttatagcctataatcgtacatacaaaagtagatgtgaacataagaaaataaattccaaccaatatataTAGATGGCTTAGCCCTCCCAGGCCAAAAAATACAagtatacaaaaatataacaatacattttttttttaaatctgtgccttctgatttttacccacccaccggataattgtaaatcagcattgcatatgttgtattattatgcacATGCAAGTTAtcaataaatgtacattctgcatgacaaaatgcacaattttaaattaagtttacaaattatacacaaaatagatattcctattatttttcatttccatttggctgctgcacATTGGTGAGAGAGCCGTCTCCCCGTATGCCAACGGATTATGCTtcaattcatttttcttgatctttttaacatgtgttttgattaatgagttcaccttatttagtcgttgagacaggaactGTTGTACGTGACAATAAAGCTTTTTAATGAAAGTGTTCATTAGCGACCTTATTGACTTAATTTCTAagcattaacatattgatttaattaaaacattgcatttcaaaATCACTTGCACTAAAGTAACTGCGTCGACAGGCCACTTCTGAAGTCAGCCCTACTTTCCAGAAGTACTTTGATCTTTGTACTTTTATTCccagttttaaatatgaaaatcttCCAAATTATCACTCAGGTAGCATTGCAGGAGGTTGGTCTCCCagacatgaaaataatttgttggACAAAAATCATCAGAAAATAATTTTCAAGAGAGGATAAATCTGTCTTCTCTTACTTGATCTTCTCTATTTTTGTGTACCAGCTGGAGACATACAACTGGAGTCAGAGTTTAACTCCTCTGAAATCTTTTTCTTCTCCAAGAACTATATTGAGAGTGAAGGAGAATGGGAACTTAAGGGTATAACTGTTTTCCAAAGCAGTTTGAACTTGGAAAAGGAACCCTTGGCTACACTTGTCTATCAGGTATGCTATTCTGACAGCTCCACCTCTGCTGTGTCTTTAAGTGTTTATTCATAACAACACATTTTGAGATACTgactttattttttcagtgttatggaaactcctaATCTAACGGTACATTTCATATTTTGGTTtgatggtaataacctaacactAAGATATTGGCTTGATACTTGGTACACAACTGTACTCTATGATCGATGTAGTTCAAATGTTTAAGGAAAGTTTGCTCTTTTGTGGCACTCATTTCATTGTGTTAATATTTgctacacagctgtattctgttgTTATCTTCAGTTAAAGAGCTTGTATGAATGTGTCAACCCACTGCCGCTTACTACTCCTAATGTCATAAACCATTGAAGCTGGTTCAGTTCTGTCCCTTATTGGGGTCTTGTGACTTATTGATAAAGACCTATAATAAAATAACCCtttctttaaagtttttttgttctttcaaaCTCCTGCCGCCACAGCGTTGTATCTTAGAAATCgtttgaggtagtgacttcatattttcaggtTTCTATGCCCCTTTCATGTTAAATGTGTTGCTGACCATAAAagtgacctctgacctaatatggctgccatattgaggtcatgtgacttttgacATTACAGATGCATAGAGACAGTACACTCATTTACTGTATTAAactggtacacagctgtattctttgattttcttccGTTGCATTATCGGTGctgtccagtaaaaatgaacccTTTCTCTGCTTAATTTATAAAACTCTGCcatg
This window harbors:
- the LOC121295917 gene encoding 5-hydroxytryptamine receptor 3A-like, whose protein sequence is MAELWTAYLFICVAVSSATATDKVCSYYDVYRYLNLSQSNELLTSVRPVKDWRTPTTVHLAANIYAILGVVEKTQVFTSFFQVQMHWKNEFLFWDKDQFCGIKSITVPYDLLWKPDIRVLEFIDEDVSLKEAFLSIRSNGMVVINKTLRIVSTCTIFAKQFPFDEQNCNLTFLSYQYLTGDIQLESEFNSSEIFFFSKNYIESEGEWELKGITVFQSSLNLEKEPLATLVYQVSLKRKYMLYVLNLLVPAAFLLMLDLASYFIPEPSGEKLGFKITVILGFSVLQLLLSGILPSNGRIPPLIAIIFASIFTFMLLSLLQTIFVKYLWNLKPDSCLLRGFCRKQKPSTDQFKDSGNQEDSVKTVSINLGQAGPDSSVLREMLLEIQTAQQMVIGLQREKETVLSLESAARALDTGYFYLYLMSVVSFFTYIAVSIM